The following coding sequences lie in one Mercenaria mercenaria strain notata chromosome 5, MADL_Memer_1, whole genome shotgun sequence genomic window:
- the LOC128557396 gene encoding multiple epidermal growth factor-like domains protein 10 produces the protein MGSNRELKEIQYVRMENMAKVASSIAAGTVKIKFYVEQPMEFVLMVAVRATKAENVIEVVIVCCTLCNDGKYGENCAYDCSGFCRNGIACSKTDGICIGGCSPGYRGGKCDQRCTNGTYGRNCNFNCSGHCMNDSTCRHTDGYCLLGCKPGWTGDTCHNKCQDGFYGANCTLNCSTHCLNGTVCIHTNGTCTNGCDPGWTGDICKDECLNGKYGEGCIFNCSTHCLNDTVCLNTNGSCRDGCDPGWTGDTCLNGK, from the exons TATGTGCGGATGGAAAATATGGCGAAAGTTGCAAGTTCAATTGCAGCGGGAActgtaaaaataaagttttatgtaGAACAACCGATGGAGTTTGTGTTGATGGTTGCAGTGCGGGCTACAAAGGCAGAAAATGTGATCGAA GTTGTCATCGTTTGTTGTACGT TGTGTAATGATGGAAAATATGGGGAAAACTGTGCCTATGACTGTAGCGGATTCTGCAGAAATGGAATAGCATGTAGCAAGACAGATGGTATTTGTATTGGTGGATGTAGTCCGGGATATAGAGGAGGAAAATGCGACCAAA GGTGTACGAATGGAACATATGGACGGAACTGTAACTTTAATTGTAGTGGACATTGTATGAATGATTCAACATGTAGACACACAGACGGGTATTGTTTATTAGGTTGCAAACCAGGATGGACTGGAGACACTTGTCATAATA AATGTCAAGATGGATTTTATGGAGCAAATTGCACGCTTAACTGTAGCACACATTGCTTGAATGGCACAGTTTGTATACATACAAATGGTACCTGTACGAATGGATGTGATCCTGGATGGACTGGTGACATATGCAAGGAtg AATGTCTGAACGGAAAATATGGCGAGGGATGCATCTTCAACTGTAGTACACATTGTCTAAATGACACAGTGTGCCTGAATACAAACGGCTCCTGTAGAGATGGATGTGACCCAGGGTGGACTGGAGACACCTGTTTGAATGGTAAATGA